A stretch of Rhodothermus profundi DNA encodes these proteins:
- a CDS encoding S41 family peptidase: protein MKKSLRYTLPAVLLLALGIVLGWNLQQAVSTTDTLASLRKLEEAFLTITQRYVDPVKPEPLAEEAIRAMLTELDPHSVYITAEEMKELRESYQGSFGGVGIWFEVVDDTARVVATISGGPSEAAGLMPGDRIIAIEDSNAVGLSSREIQKRLKGPEGTQVKVTIRRLGVREPLEFVITRARIPLYTVDAAYMLDEKTGYIRISRFAMTTYDEFLEHLEQLKRQGMQRLVLDLRDNPGGIMETAVELVDELLPEGYTIVYTRGRIAQAQITRRSTSGGRFEYQPVIVLVNRNSASASEIVAGALQDNDRALIVGLRTFGKGLVQNQFPLSDGSVIQLTVARYYTPSGRLIQTPYHGGDLEDYYRQKFANYETTVFHPEDYINEIPDSLKFKTVHGRTVFGGGGILPDVIVPPDTNSILLEVSRRQLAFNFVRDWFSKHEFELRQQWTNRQEAFLASFTVDDVMWQAFLDYAQAQNLFGSDSTATRRFTIAQAEAQRETLSTLLKAYLAWQLFGREASIRLFNQIDPVLHAALKYWDRAEALAAYFAPKADNPLRKGR, encoded by the coding sequence ATGAAAAAATCGCTGCGCTACACGCTCCCGGCCGTTTTGCTGTTGGCCCTGGGTATTGTCTTGGGATGGAATCTGCAGCAGGCTGTGTCGACTACCGATACGCTGGCCAGCCTGCGTAAGTTGGAGGAAGCCTTTCTGACCATCACCCAGCGGTATGTCGATCCGGTCAAGCCGGAGCCGTTGGCTGAAGAAGCCATTCGCGCAATGCTGACGGAACTGGATCCGCACTCGGTGTACATCACGGCCGAGGAAATGAAAGAGTTGCGTGAGAGCTATCAGGGCTCCTTTGGCGGGGTGGGCATCTGGTTCGAAGTGGTGGACGACACGGCCCGCGTGGTGGCGACCATCAGCGGCGGTCCCAGTGAAGCAGCTGGGTTAATGCCGGGCGATCGTATTATTGCCATTGAAGATTCCAATGCGGTTGGCCTCTCTTCGCGCGAAATTCAGAAGCGCCTGAAAGGTCCTGAAGGCACGCAGGTCAAGGTAACCATTCGCCGGCTGGGCGTCCGAGAACCCCTTGAATTTGTCATTACACGTGCCCGCATCCCGCTTTACACGGTGGATGCCGCCTATATGCTGGATGAAAAGACCGGCTATATTCGCATCAGCCGTTTTGCTATGACCACCTATGACGAATTCCTGGAACACCTGGAGCAGCTCAAACGCCAGGGCATGCAACGGCTGGTGCTGGACCTGCGCGACAATCCAGGCGGCATCATGGAAACCGCGGTCGAGCTGGTTGATGAGCTACTTCCCGAAGGCTACACTATCGTGTACACGCGCGGACGAATCGCCCAGGCCCAGATCACACGCCGTTCTACTTCAGGCGGTCGCTTTGAATACCAGCCTGTGATCGTTCTGGTCAATCGCAACTCGGCTTCCGCCAGCGAAATTGTAGCAGGGGCCCTCCAGGACAACGACCGGGCCCTGATTGTCGGCCTGCGCACGTTTGGAAAAGGACTGGTGCAAAATCAATTTCCTCTCTCAGACGGCAGCGTCATTCAGCTTACGGTGGCCCGCTACTATACCCCCTCTGGACGACTCATTCAAACACCTTACCACGGCGGAGATCTGGAAGACTACTATCGCCAGAAGTTTGCCAATTACGAAACCACAGTCTTTCACCCTGAAGACTATATCAATGAAATTCCCGACTCGCTCAAATTCAAAACCGTTCACGGACGGACGGTTTTTGGAGGCGGCGGCATTCTCCCCGATGTGATTGTGCCTCCGGATACCAACTCAATCTTACTCGAAGTGTCGCGCCGCCAGCTAGCGTTCAACTTCGTGCGCGACTGGTTCAGCAAACACGAGTTTGAACTGCGACAGCAGTGGACCAACCGGCAGGAAGCCTTTCTGGCGTCGTTTACGGTGGACGATGTCATGTGGCAGGCTTTCCTGGACTATGCGCAGGCGCAGAATCTGTTCGGCTCCGATTCAACGGCCACGCGCCGGTTCACCATAGCGCAGGCTGAAGCGCAGCGGGAGACGCTGAGCACGTTGCTGAAAGCCTACCTGGCCTGGCAACTATTTGGTCGGGAAGCATCTATTCGCCTGTTTAACCAGATCGATCCGGTCCTGCACGCTGCCCTGAAGTACTGGGACCGAGCGGAGGCGCTGGCTGCGTACTTTGCTCCGAAGGCCGACAATCCGCTACGCAAAGGTCGCTAG
- a CDS encoding acylphosphatase, with protein MSALDAQARLEARVTGRVQGVGFRQFVRWHARQLGLTGWVRNEPDGSVYLVAEGPRERLEQLLRAVQQGPPAARVDDVQAHWLPAQGAFETFEIRWG; from the coding sequence ATGAGCGCTCTGGATGCACAGGCGCGACTTGAGGCGCGGGTTACCGGGCGGGTGCAGGGCGTGGGCTTTCGGCAGTTTGTTCGCTGGCATGCCCGGCAGTTGGGGCTAACTGGCTGGGTACGTAATGAGCCAGACGGTTCGGTTTACCTGGTGGCCGAGGGGCCCCGCGAACGTCTGGAGCAACTGCTCCGTGCCGTGCAACAGGGTCCTCCGGCCGCACGGGTTGACGACGTGCAGGCACACTGGCTGCCCGCGCAGGGAGCCTTTGAGACGTTTGAAATTCGTTGGGGGTAA
- a CDS encoding Na+/H+ antiporter NhaC family protein, protein MDGLVLLPPIVAIALALWTRQVYLSLLVGLWLGTTLLEGGHPLLGLRRLGDELVAVFADAGNTRVVLFCLLVGGLIALVQASGGVQGFIAWAQRRGWGTSRRGAELLAWLVGLVIFVESSITSLVVGAVGRPFFDRLRLPREKLAFYCDATSAPVCMMIPLNGWGAYVLGLLAAQGLTDGAVRLLAEGLLYNVFSWLAILFALLIAWTGWGFGPMRAAEQRAATTGQLLRPNAQPLVAEEVAGIQPVEGAPCKAADFLVPLGVMVGMIFVGLWITGEGNLMAGSGSTAVFWAVASAVGVAMALYALPRPLRGGRPLLSLARSTALVLRGMSGLVGVTVLVVLAFALGQVSRALEMGPYLVGLIDPAWPVWWLPALVFLVSCFISFTLGSSWTTFAILIPVAMPLAEGLGLPLPLMLGAVLSGGIFGDYASPLSDTTIISSMAAACDHIDHVNTQLPYALLLAGVSLVIYVGLGLAL, encoded by the coding sequence ATGGATGGGCTCGTCTTGCTGCCGCCGATTGTGGCCATTGCACTGGCGCTGTGGACGCGTCAGGTTTACCTGTCGCTGCTTGTAGGCCTCTGGCTGGGCACCACCTTGCTGGAAGGGGGGCATCCGCTGCTGGGCTTGCGACGACTCGGTGATGAACTGGTAGCTGTATTTGCTGATGCCGGTAATACGCGGGTCGTTCTGTTCTGTCTGTTGGTGGGAGGCTTGATCGCGCTGGTGCAAGCCTCTGGAGGAGTGCAGGGATTCATTGCGTGGGCTCAGCGGCGAGGATGGGGAACGTCGCGGCGCGGCGCCGAACTGCTGGCCTGGCTGGTAGGCTTGGTCATCTTTGTAGAGTCCAGCATCACATCCTTAGTGGTCGGAGCAGTGGGGCGGCCGTTTTTCGACCGGTTGCGCTTGCCGCGGGAAAAGCTCGCCTTCTATTGCGATGCAACGAGCGCACCGGTCTGCATGATGATTCCACTCAACGGATGGGGCGCGTATGTCCTGGGGCTGCTGGCAGCGCAGGGCCTTACGGACGGAGCTGTGCGGCTGCTGGCCGAAGGGCTGCTTTACAATGTGTTTAGTTGGCTTGCGATTCTCTTTGCACTGCTGATTGCCTGGACTGGCTGGGGGTTTGGGCCGATGCGGGCAGCCGAGCAACGGGCCGCGACCACCGGCCAACTGTTACGCCCCAATGCGCAACCGTTGGTGGCTGAGGAGGTAGCCGGCATCCAACCCGTTGAAGGAGCTCCTTGCAAGGCCGCTGATTTTCTGGTACCGCTTGGCGTCATGGTAGGGATGATCTTCGTAGGGCTCTGGATTACGGGGGAGGGTAACCTGATGGCTGGTAGCGGCTCGACAGCCGTTTTCTGGGCGGTTGCCTCTGCGGTGGGCGTAGCGATGGCGCTCTACGCATTACCTCGGCCGCTTCGGGGGGGACGCCCGCTCCTCTCGCTGGCGCGTTCGACAGCGCTGGTCCTGCGCGGGATGTCGGGATTGGTGGGCGTTACGGTGCTGGTCGTGCTGGCCTTTGCGCTGGGACAGGTATCCCGAGCGCTGGAGATGGGGCCCTACCTTGTGGGCCTGATTGATCCGGCGTGGCCTGTCTGGTGGCTGCCGGCCCTGGTATTTCTGGTGAGCTGTTTTATTTCGTTCACGCTGGGATCCTCCTGGACCACCTTTGCCATCTTGATTCCGGTTGCCATGCCGCTGGCTGAGGGGTTAGGCCTACCACTGCCGCTTATGCTGGGAGCGGTACTTTCTGGAGGTATTTTTGGCGATTATGCTTCGCCTCTGTCCGATACCACCATCATTTCGTCCATGGCGGCTGCATGCGATCACATTGATCATGTAAATACACAACTCCCCTATGCGCTGCTCCTGGCCGGGGTATCGCTAGTGATCTATGTAGGGCTGGGATTGGCTCTTTGA
- a CDS encoding LemA family protein, whose protein sequence is MRSKGLLTLVVIVLLLGMAGCAGCSTYNRMVEADEMVARAWADLQAQYQRRADLIPNLVRTVQASATFERETLEAVTSARARATAITLSIEDLSDPEKVRQFQEAQAQLSSALARLLAVAENYPQLQTTEAFRDLLVQLEGTENRIAVARRDYNEAVRRYNTLVRRFPTVLVARLTGFIPKQPFEAAESAQEAPQVEFNL, encoded by the coding sequence ATGCGCAGCAAAGGACTGCTCACGCTGGTTGTGATCGTGCTGCTGCTCGGCATGGCAGGGTGCGCCGGTTGCAGCACGTATAACCGCATGGTCGAAGCAGATGAAATGGTAGCTCGGGCGTGGGCCGACCTGCAGGCGCAATATCAGCGCCGAGCCGATCTAATTCCCAATCTGGTACGTACGGTGCAGGCCTCGGCCACCTTTGAGCGGGAGACGCTGGAAGCTGTTACCAGTGCGCGCGCTCGCGCTACGGCCATTACGCTGAGCATTGAAGATCTGAGTGATCCGGAAAAGGTGCGGCAGTTTCAGGAGGCGCAGGCGCAGCTTTCAAGTGCGCTGGCCCGGTTGCTGGCCGTTGCGGAAAACTATCCGCAATTGCAGACAACAGAAGCCTTTCGAGACCTGCTCGTGCAGCTTGAAGGCACAGAAAATCGTATCGCCGTGGCGCGGCGCGACTACAACGAAGCAGTGCGTCGTTACAATACGCTGGTGCGGCGTTTTCCGACCGTGCTGGTGGCCCGCCTGACGGGGTTTATCCCCAAACAGCCGTTTGAAGCAGCCGAAAGCGCCCAGGAGGCACCCCAGGTAGAATTTAACCTTTGA
- the htpX gene encoding zinc metalloprotease HtpX, producing the protein MSSALRTAALMALLMVLFVLIGEAIGGEQGMIIAFFFAVAMNFFSYWFSDKIVLMMYGAREVTREDAPELYDMVDRLRQRAGLPMPRVYVIPSEQPNAFATGRNPKHSAVAVTQGIMRLLNREELEGVIAHELAHIKHRDILISSIAATLAAAITMLARFAFFFGPAGDRDRGNALAGLLMLILAPLAAMLIQMAISRAREFAADRGGALICGRPRALARALEKLEAGVAHIPMDANPATAHMFIVHPFSGGGGIARLFSTHPPTEERIRRLLELEQELAGARA; encoded by the coding sequence ATGTCGAGCGCGCTGCGTACAGCGGCTTTAATGGCCCTGCTAATGGTGCTTTTTGTGCTCATTGGTGAGGCAATCGGTGGCGAGCAGGGCATGATCATCGCCTTCTTTTTTGCCGTGGCGATGAACTTCTTTAGCTACTGGTTCAGCGACAAAATTGTGCTGATGATGTACGGCGCCCGGGAAGTTACCCGGGAAGATGCACCTGAACTTTACGACATGGTGGATCGTCTGCGGCAGCGGGCAGGGCTGCCCATGCCGCGCGTGTATGTCATTCCGTCAGAGCAGCCGAATGCCTTTGCCACCGGCCGCAACCCGAAGCACAGCGCCGTGGCGGTTACGCAGGGCATTATGCGGCTGCTCAATCGGGAAGAGCTGGAAGGCGTTATTGCGCATGAGCTGGCCCACATCAAACACCGAGACATTCTGATTTCGTCAATCGCCGCTACGCTGGCCGCGGCCATTACGATGCTGGCGCGTTTTGCCTTCTTCTTTGGACCGGCCGGTGATCGGGATCGGGGAAATGCGCTGGCCGGATTGCTTATGCTCATTCTGGCGCCGCTGGCTGCCATGCTTATTCAAATGGCGATTTCACGAGCTCGTGAGTTTGCGGCAGACCGAGGAGGCGCGCTTATTTGTGGGCGGCCACGGGCGCTGGCTCGGGCGCTGGAGAAGCTGGAAGCCGGGGTGGCCCATATTCCCATGGATGCCAATCCGGCGACTGCCCATATGTTTATTGTGCATCCGTTTAGCGGAGGCGGCGGCATTGCCCGGCTGTTTTCAACCCATCCACCTACCGAAGAGCGCATTCGGCGGCTGCTTGAGCTAGAACAGGAACTGGCGGGGGCTCGCGCCTAA
- a CDS encoding tetratricopeptide repeat protein gives MARTMDRLEQLLQFYQEDPTDAFTRFALAQEYWKRGDTAQALRFFEELVRDHPDYVGTYYHLAKLYRTLGRLEEARRTYQQGIEVARRVGDAKSLAELQDALMALELGEE, from the coding sequence ATGGCAAGAACAATGGACCGACTGGAACAGTTGCTCCAGTTCTATCAGGAAGATCCTACCGATGCCTTCACGCGTTTTGCGCTGGCCCAGGAGTACTGGAAGCGAGGCGACACGGCGCAAGCGCTGCGCTTCTTCGAGGAACTGGTGCGCGACCATCCCGACTATGTGGGGACCTATTACCACCTGGCAAAACTCTACCGAACGCTAGGGCGCCTGGAAGAGGCGCGGCGCACCTACCAGCAGGGGATTGAGGTAGCTCGTCGGGTAGGCGACGCGAAAAGTCTGGCCGAATTGCAGGATGCGCTGATGGCACTAGAGCTGGGAGAGGAGTAG
- a CDS encoding alpha-amylase family glycosyl hydrolase codes for MRTIIWLWIGMLMVVGCNVPAGQEAPPVPPGVGQPAWIADAVLYEIYVPDFSPEGTFQGVIKRLDSLQALGVNTLWLMPIHPVGKKRAKTDIGPLGSPYAVRDYYAVNPDYGTEEDFRALVDSVHARGMHLIIDLVANHTAWDHPWVTAHPEWYTPGPIDGFTYPVLNGDTTDWTDVVELNYDNPELRQAMIDVMQYWVQEFDIDGYRCDVAHGVPLDFWRAAIDSVEKIKPVLMLAEAAEPEMHLAGFDLTYAWPFYHQLKEVWRGAPLHRLVQQVDSTLKLLPPGARRLRFTTNHDETMWDAPPPVLFGGEAGSRAAFVLATSMPGVPLLYNGQELGVRERISFFARTPYNWEAPESPALYTFYRRYLNFYRQSEALRYGELTVLNPTADDVLLYLRTTETDTLLLIVNVRNRWETVGLPEGIRGRRWVEVFTADTLATDTLRLGPYHYRIYQPWRP; via the coding sequence ATGCGCACCATTATTTGGCTCTGGATCGGTATGCTGATGGTGGTCGGGTGTAACGTGCCGGCAGGGCAAGAAGCACCCCCGGTGCCCCCCGGAGTAGGACAGCCCGCATGGATCGCTGACGCCGTACTCTACGAGATCTATGTACCGGATTTTTCGCCAGAAGGTACCTTTCAGGGCGTGATCAAACGGCTGGACTCCCTGCAGGCGCTGGGGGTCAATACGCTGTGGCTCATGCCCATTCATCCGGTTGGAAAGAAGCGGGCCAAGACAGATATTGGTCCGCTGGGGTCGCCCTACGCCGTGCGGGACTACTACGCGGTCAATCCAGATTACGGCACGGAAGAGGATTTCCGGGCGCTGGTTGATTCGGTGCACGCTCGCGGAATGCACCTCATCATTGATCTGGTAGCGAACCACACAGCCTGGGATCATCCCTGGGTAACAGCGCATCCTGAGTGGTACACGCCGGGGCCTATTGACGGCTTTACCTATCCAGTGCTCAACGGCGATACGACCGACTGGACCGACGTGGTGGAGCTTAACTATGACAACCCCGAACTCCGGCAGGCAATGATTGATGTGATGCAGTACTGGGTACAGGAGTTCGACATTGATGGCTACCGGTGTGATGTGGCGCACGGAGTACCGTTGGATTTCTGGAGGGCAGCCATTGATTCCGTAGAAAAGATCAAGCCTGTATTGATGCTGGCCGAAGCGGCTGAGCCCGAAATGCATCTGGCAGGATTTGACCTGACGTATGCCTGGCCCTTCTACCATCAACTCAAGGAAGTCTGGCGCGGTGCTCCTTTGCACCGACTGGTACAGCAGGTGGATTCAACGTTGAAATTGTTGCCACCGGGAGCGCGTCGGCTGCGGTTTACCACCAACCATGATGAAACCATGTGGGACGCGCCCCCGCCCGTGCTCTTTGGCGGAGAGGCAGGCTCCAGGGCAGCCTTTGTGCTGGCCACATCCATGCCGGGCGTCCCGTTACTCTATAACGGACAGGAGCTGGGCGTGCGAGAACGGATTTCGTTCTTTGCGCGCACGCCTTACAACTGGGAAGCTCCTGAAAGTCCGGCGCTTTACACATTCTACCGGCGCTATCTGAATTTCTACCGCCAGAGTGAGGCGTTGCGTTATGGCGAGCTGACCGTGCTCAATCCGACAGCCGATGATGTGCTGCTGTACCTGCGCACTACGGAAACGGACACGTTGTTACTGATCGTTAACGTTCGCAACCGATGGGAAACGGTCGGGTTGCCAGAAGGTATACGCGGGCGTCGCTGGGTAGAAGTTTTTACCGCCGACACGCTGGCAACGGACACGCTGCGGCTTGGTCCGTACCACTACCGAATCTATCAGCCATGGCGGCCATGA
- a CDS encoding high-potential iron-sulfur protein, with amino-acid sequence MDDKRVTRRDFLLRVGALGLAGLGASSLLSACGGGQQQQQTAPQPEAASVDTAAAASADFSCTDVSGLTAEEIQMRESLQYTDHSPYPDKTCSNCQLFIPAESPNQCGACQLIKGPIHPDGYCTSWVQKVS; translated from the coding sequence ATGGACGACAAACGCGTCACTCGTCGCGACTTTCTGCTGCGCGTTGGAGCTCTTGGGCTGGCCGGGCTAGGCGCCAGTTCATTGCTGAGCGCCTGTGGAGGAGGGCAGCAGCAACAACAGACAGCTCCGCAACCAGAGGCTGCTTCAGTCGATACGGCTGCTGCCGCCAGTGCAGACTTCTCCTGCACGGATGTGTCGGGTTTGACTGCGGAAGAAATTCAAATGCGCGAAAGCCTGCAATACACCGACCATTCGCCCTACCCCGACAAAACCTGCAGCAACTGCCAGCTGTTTATTCCGGCCGAGAGTCCTAACCAGTGCGGGGCCTGCCAGCTCATCAAAGGTCCCATCCATCCAGATGGGTACTGCACGTCGTGGGTGCAGAAGGTTAGCTAA
- a CDS encoding thioredoxin family protein, with protein MALTYSQEIALGTEAIPFELPVVNPEADGRDKPTRSLEDFAGAQALVILFTCNHCPYAQHIEEALIQVARAYQPRGVQFVAINANDPAQYPEDAPEEMARRAREKGYPFPYLFDETQEVAKAYGARCTPDLYVFDANRRLVYHGRFDDTRPGQGRPATGADLKRVLDELLEHGKVTGPQYPSMGCNIKWKPGNEPH; from the coding sequence ATGGCACTGACCTACTCGCAAGAAATAGCCCTCGGTACCGAAGCCATTCCGTTTGAACTGCCGGTGGTTAATCCAGAAGCAGATGGACGCGACAAGCCTACGCGGAGCCTTGAAGATTTTGCCGGAGCGCAGGCGCTCGTTATCCTGTTCACATGCAATCACTGCCCCTATGCCCAGCATATCGAAGAGGCGCTGATCCAGGTGGCGCGTGCGTATCAGCCCAGAGGTGTGCAGTTCGTTGCTATCAATGCCAACGATCCAGCTCAGTACCCCGAGGATGCGCCGGAAGAAATGGCACGGCGCGCCCGAGAAAAGGGATATCCATTTCCTTATCTGTTTGATGAAACGCAGGAAGTCGCCAAAGCATACGGAGCACGCTGCACGCCTGATCTGTACGTGTTCGACGCCAACCGACGGCTGGTTTACCACGGTCGCTTCGATGATACGCGGCCTGGCCAGGGACGTCCGGCTACCGGCGCGGATCTAAAGCGAGTCCTGGACGAGCTGCTGGAACATGGAAAGGTAACCGGGCCCCAGTATCCGTCGATGGGGTGTAATATCAAGTGGAAGCCGGGCAACGAGCCCCACTGA
- a CDS encoding TPM domain-containing protein: MQRANGWLGWLLGLLLGWGAFAQQIEVISPTGQWVTDLADLLTPAEEQMLSRKLATYADTTSTQIVIVTLPTLNGVPAADYAVALGRRWGVGQAEYDNGVVILVAREEREVFIATGYGLEGAIPDALAGRIVRDIIIPRFRQGDFYGGLSAAVDAIIAAAQGEFQPPERSGNERSLWDIGVTLFVLLVLLLFIMSASRGMEGPPRGRKRHRHPYRVYQRTSDFPPIIIWGGSMGSGGGWSSGGGWGGGDWGGFSGGGGSFGGGGAGGHW; this comes from the coding sequence ATGCAGCGAGCAAACGGGTGGCTGGGATGGCTGCTGGGACTGCTACTTGGGTGGGGAGCCTTTGCCCAGCAAATTGAAGTCATTTCACCCACCGGCCAGTGGGTAACGGATCTGGCCGATCTGCTAACCCCGGCCGAAGAGCAAATGCTGAGCCGGAAGCTGGCTACCTACGCGGATACAACCTCAACGCAAATCGTTATTGTAACGCTGCCTACGCTCAATGGCGTTCCGGCCGCCGACTATGCGGTGGCCCTGGGACGTCGCTGGGGAGTTGGACAAGCCGAATATGACAATGGGGTCGTTATTCTGGTAGCCCGTGAAGAACGCGAAGTGTTCATCGCGACGGGATATGGGCTCGAAGGAGCGATTCCGGATGCGCTGGCCGGAAGAATTGTGCGGGATATTATCATTCCCCGCTTCCGGCAGGGAGACTTTTACGGAGGGCTTTCGGCGGCGGTTGATGCCATCATCGCTGCCGCGCAGGGCGAGTTCCAGCCGCCTGAACGCTCAGGCAATGAACGTAGTCTGTGGGACATAGGGGTTACTTTATTTGTATTGCTGGTGCTGCTGTTGTTTATCATGTCGGCGTCGCGAGGAATGGAGGGACCACCGCGAGGACGCAAGCGGCACCGGCATCCGTACCGCGTCTATCAACGCACCTCCGACTTTCCACCGATCATTATCTGGGGAGGGAGCATGGGCAGTGGCGGTGGCTGGAGCAGCGGGGGCGGATGGGGAGGAGGTGACTGGGGCGGCTTCTCTGGAGGCGGCGGTAGCTTTGGAGGAGGCGGCGCAGGAGGTCATTGGTAA
- the glgP gene encoding alpha-glucan family phosphorylase, translated as MTTRDKLETLAANLWWSWHPEALQLFAQLNPEAFRASRHNPLAALRAADPAVLNDRPFQQEVDRVYEAFQAYLNRPARIPNAPRTVYFCMEYGLHESLPFYAGGLGVLAGDHIKAASDLGLPMAAVGLFLREGYFRQRFDPSGWQLADYPAMDPLDHPMSLVHGPDGYPLVITVHLGQRPLYLRAWKLDVGRVPLYLLDASFAANPEPLRVLTRRLYQGDRRIRLQQEIILGIGGVRLLRALAQDFEVYHLNEGHCALVALELLRERLAAGDEREAAEAWVRQRCVFTTHTPVMAGHDRFDPALFLEQMETFRHQLGLSETDLLAYGRVNPSDSTESFNMTVLGLKLSRKANGVSAINGLVARRQWHHLYPERPVNEVPIGHITNGVHLPTWIVAHARPFLEQHLGDWLEGRFNVEIWKKVDEISDAELWQYRCMLRRRLIEFVNEYVKQQSLPQEAHLHPDVLTIGFARRFATYKRAPLLFEDMERAIQLFSREDRPIQMIYAGKAHPADDGGKRFIQQIYEITQHPAFRGKVVFLEDYDMHIARMLVSGCDVWLNNPRRPLEASGTSGQKTAVHGGLNLSVLDGWWPEGYNGQNGWAFGREATGYYEDPVTQDVEDREALYRVLEYEVLPAFYDRNGEGLPIRWLARMRQALRTIPAQFNAVRMVREYVEQIYRPVEEPAPTPTTNGK; from the coding sequence ATGACAACCCGTGATAAATTAGAGACTCTGGCGGCCAACCTGTGGTGGAGCTGGCATCCCGAAGCGCTCCAATTATTTGCGCAATTAAATCCCGAAGCTTTTCGGGCGTCGCGCCACAATCCCCTGGCAGCCCTTCGCGCCGCCGATCCGGCCGTGCTGAACGACCGGCCTTTTCAGCAAGAGGTTGACCGCGTCTACGAAGCCTTTCAGGCCTATCTGAACCGTCCGGCGCGGATTCCGAACGCTCCTCGCACGGTGTACTTCTGCATGGAATACGGCCTGCACGAAAGCCTGCCTTTTTACGCGGGAGGCCTGGGCGTACTGGCTGGCGACCATATCAAAGCGGCCTCTGATCTCGGACTGCCTATGGCAGCGGTAGGGCTCTTCCTGCGGGAAGGATATTTCCGCCAGCGCTTTGACCCCAGTGGCTGGCAACTGGCCGACTACCCTGCCATGGATCCGCTGGACCATCCCATGTCGCTGGTGCATGGCCCAGACGGATACCCCCTGGTGATCACCGTTCACCTCGGACAACGCCCCCTGTACCTGCGCGCCTGGAAGCTGGACGTAGGCCGCGTGCCGCTGTATCTGCTCGACGCCTCGTTTGCCGCTAATCCTGAGCCGCTGCGCGTCCTGACGCGTCGGCTCTACCAGGGCGACCGCCGCATTCGTCTGCAACAGGAAATTATCCTGGGAATCGGCGGCGTCCGCTTGCTTCGAGCGCTGGCACAGGACTTTGAGGTGTACCACCTGAACGAAGGCCACTGTGCACTGGTCGCGCTCGAATTGCTTCGGGAACGACTGGCTGCAGGCGACGAACGCGAAGCAGCCGAAGCCTGGGTGCGTCAGCGCTGCGTCTTCACCACCCATACGCCGGTCATGGCCGGGCACGACCGCTTTGATCCGGCGCTCTTTCTGGAGCAAATGGAGACGTTTCGCCACCAGCTTGGCCTCTCGGAAACGGACCTGCTGGCCTATGGCCGCGTCAATCCCAGCGACAGCACAGAATCCTTCAATATGACCGTGCTGGGGCTCAAGCTGTCGCGTAAGGCCAACGGAGTTTCAGCCATCAATGGCCTGGTAGCACGCCGGCAGTGGCACCACCTGTACCCGGAGCGCCCCGTTAACGAGGTGCCTATTGGCCACATTACCAATGGCGTGCACCTGCCTACCTGGATCGTTGCCCATGCCCGCCCTTTTCTGGAGCAGCACCTGGGCGACTGGCTTGAAGGTCGCTTCAACGTAGAAATCTGGAAAAAGGTAGATGAGATTTCCGATGCCGAACTCTGGCAGTACCGCTGCATGCTACGCCGCCGGTTGATTGAGTTCGTCAATGAATATGTCAAACAGCAGTCGCTTCCCCAGGAGGCCCATCTGCACCCTGACGTATTGACCATCGGATTCGCGCGGCGCTTTGCGACCTACAAGCGGGCTCCTCTCCTCTTTGAGGATATGGAACGAGCAATCCAGCTCTTCTCTCGGGAAGATCGGCCCATCCAGATGATCTACGCGGGCAAGGCGCACCCGGCCGACGATGGCGGGAAACGTTTCATTCAGCAGATCTACGAGATCACCCAGCATCCAGCCTTTCGCGGTAAAGTCGTCTTCCTGGAAGACTACGACATGCACATCGCGCGGATGCTCGTCTCGGGGTGCGATGTCTGGCTGAACAATCCACGTCGCCCACTGGAGGCCAGCGGCACCAGCGGTCAGAAAACGGCCGTGCACGGCGGGCTGAACCTTTCGGTGTTGGATGGCTGGTGGCCGGAAGGCTATAACGGCCAAAACGGCTGGGCCTTTGGCCGCGAGGCAACTGGCTATTACGAAGATCCCGTGACGCAGGATGTGGAAGACCGGGAAGCGCTCTACCGGGTGCTGGAATACGAAGTGCTGCCGGCTTTTTACGACCGCAATGGCGAAGGGCTGCCCATCCGATGGCTAGCTCGCATGCGACAGGCGCTGCGCACAATCCCTGCCCAGTTCAACGCCGTACGTATGGTGCGCGAGTACGTGGAACAAATTTATCGCCCCGTAGAGGAGCCAGCCCCTACTCCCACAACGAACGGAAAGTAG